ACGAATGCACTAGCTCTGCCTGCGAAAGTGCGCCGAGCTTTAGATCCAATTTAAGAATAGAGAACTCTTGCGCAATCTGCGGAGTCATCAATCTAGGCTCTGATGTGATGCGGTGTTGGGCCGAGGCACTGGATTCTCCCATTTCATCGCTACCCATCAAGGTGGCTGCGCGCCTCAGCTCTGGTCGGGGCGGTGTGCTAGGTCTGCTATTATTGTCTCCAAATTCGGATTGAGTTTGGTTCAGGGATGGTCGTCGGTCCATGGGAGAAAAAGATGTGCTTTGCACGGAGGGATAGTGGGCGGGCCATTGGCGGTTCATGTCCTGAAGCTCTTTCAGTGTGTCGATCGTCCGGGAGATCGCACGAGCGAGTTTGGTTCGATTTGAGTTGCTGAAAATACTGTTAGCCTTGGATTTCAATGAATGGGTTGTTTGTGGGCAGGCGAGACATACTAGAGAAGTTGAGAGACATGACTTGCAACCACTTGCTTCTCATGCTCAGCTGTATCCCAAGGTTCATTAGGTAAATTATTATCCCCTATTAATCAAGCCGTTGCATAGACACCAGCCACCTACCTGCGGGATTCCATTCTCCAGGGCGCGTTGGAGTGTGCACCGGAGTCGGCCTATCCTCCATCAATCCTGCACGCCAAGCAGAGTTCGCATCGTCCTCCGTATTGGCAACGCTGCCTCCATAGCCAGAATCTTGGTTCAGCGAAGTCATCAAGGCTGTGGCGCTGTCTGAAGTCGAACCGTTGCCCACTGTCATATAGGTCGGCGGGGGACGGAAAAAAGGATTCTTCTCGGGAAATTCTTCCTCGCCTGAGAACCTGGACGAACCAGCTCCGGAAGACGAGCCTTCAACAGGGTGATATTCCTGACTCATGACGAATGAAAACCCTCAACGTGGGGGCGACTCCATCCAAGAGAAGTTGTGTTTTTGGTAGTTTGGTTATGAAATGATCGTGCTTGCAAGGTTTCAGATGACGTCGGTCCAAAAGTGGTTTAGCGCACATGTGACCTGGTATTAAAGTAATATCACGTAATTTTACCATACTGCCATTGATGTCACTGTTTCTACTCAGGCTCCTGCACTGTACTTGAATTTACTTCTTGTCTTGAATTCACAACCCATTTTTACCCGCAATCATGAATGTAAGGCGCATATCAAATCCTTGAATATGACCATTTTACTCACACGAGCTCCCCCAGATCGTTGAGTGGGCTTTCGGAAAGCGCATGACCCCCGCGGAGCGTCTGCGTAAACACCAGCGTGCCTTGGACCGAACACAGCGGGAGCTTGACCGAGAGCGAGTGAAACTGGAGAACCAAGAGAAGAAGCTGGTACAAGACATCAAGAAGAGTGCCAAAAATGGACAAGTTGGAGCCTGCAAGATCCAGGCCAAGGACCTGGTTCGGACACGGAGGTCGGTTTATCTTGATTGTTTACTGATCGCAGCAGCATTGGCTGACTGGATGGGGCAACAACAGATACATTCAGAAGTTCTATCAAATGCGCACGCAATTACAGGCTATTTCCCTACGCATCCAGGTAGGCGCAAGCTGTCCTTCACTGCCCCTCTTAGTCCTATGATGATGCGCTGACTGTTGCCTGCTTCCAAGACCGTCCGAAGCAATGAGCAGATGATGCAATCGATGAAAGGAGCCACAATGCTTCTGGGTAGTATGAATAGACAGATGAATCTCCCAGCACTGCAACGGATTGCGATGGAATTTGAACGAGAAAATGACGTTATGGACCAACGGCAAGAGATGATGGATGATGCGATCGATGAGGCCACAGGAATGGAAggtgaagaggaggaaggaGAAGATATTTTGAAGGAGATTTTGGATGAGATAGGCGTCGATCTGAACCAGGCGGTTTGTTTTCCCGGCCCCAACTATCAAAAGATGGACCCAGCAGACTAACAAATTCCATCAACAGCTTGGTGACACACCCGAACACATACAGAAAGCACCAGTGAATGAAACTCGAGTTGCGCAAGCCATTGGAGGCGGAGGCAATACAAGTGATGATGACCTCCAAGCTAGGCTTGACAGCCTTCGGCGATGATtacgatttttttttcttataTGCCACTGATAACAATGGTGATAATTTGACCTGCTGTCTTGAGCCCTAATTGAGTCTACCCGTCTTGCTGTTATTATTAGCATGCCTTGCAAGATATTCCTGCTACTTACATGCCAATCCATCTCCTTTCAACTCTTCGCATTTTTTTCAACATGCCAAGGGCGTCTAGCCGTGAACTAGATAATCTTACACAAAACCACATAATACGCTCAGCGGCATGAAAGTATTCACATGTCAAAATCTTGGATTGTTatcaaattcaattcaaCTCCCGACTCTAATACTCCCATAGTAATTTTAAACAAGATGGAAGCCTCAAAGTGATGCCTTTAAAGGTGGGGAGACTTGTTCGTATCCATTCTTGTCAGATTCATCAGAATATGTAGAAGAATCAGAAGAGTATTCAGAGGAATCAGAGGAATTAGTTTTTGGGTTCTTAAGAATCGGAAACGACATGTCTTGGTCCAGTGATACACTTGGCCACGGGAAACCCCTTCGACCATTTGCACGGCATTTATCATGGAAATCCTTGACAAACGGTCTTTTCAAAGGGCGACCAGACTCGAGTTCTTCAGCAGACCAGCGAGAAAACCAAGGAAAGGACGATAACTCTTCCAACGACGGCCGCTCGAACTTTTCTCTGGACAGTGTGGCTTGTAACACATCCCTGCAGTCCTGGGAGAGTGATTCGCTGATTGCTACATCCTCATTGATCATTCTCTTTCGTCTGCGTTTGACTACTGGGTATAACGGGTCATTGTAAGGACCATCATACCCAGCATGCCAATCTAAATGTCTCGGCACTGGCTTAGGCTCATCCCAGGGCCAAAAGCCATGCAGAAACCCGTATATGAGCGTTGAGTATTTCCACAGGCAAATTTCCCGCTGGTCAACGGGCAAGTAGATACTTTCAATACAGACATCATCGTGGGATGGATCCCTCCAAATATCGTACTTCTCCAGTTCAATGGCTCGCTCAGGCATCATCTGGTACTCTTGGTAGGGGATGAAATGGTCTATGTCAAGTATATCTGTGCTCTCAAGCGAGAAGGTGAGCACTCCAAGATCGATCAGTTGAACGTTGAGGTTTTGGTCCATTAGAAAATTTGTCACtgagatatcagcatggcAGACCTTCATATCAGCTAATTCGATCATAGCTTGGAGAAGCTGTGAAGCCACTTTGCTGCCTTCTGTTTCCCCCAGTTGAGGTTCTTTGGTGGCTGCGGACATGAGATAACTGCCATCAAAGGCTGGAAATGGAGGATATCTCTTCCGGATGCGCGGCGGGACTGGTCCCTTGAACTTGATTCGGTCAAAATGGCCCTCATCAATGATTGAAATGGCTTCATAGCTAGGATCAACACAGGGAGTCATGAGAATCGCTGTTAGCATTCCGTGAGTGTAGACCGAGTTGAGCCGCGGGAACCTTTTGCTCTCATCGAGATAGATCAGAAGAAGTGCTTCTTCTGGCATATATCGTTTCTCTCCGCCAGGCTCACAAAAGGGCGCCATCTGAGCATTTGTGCGTGATACCCTGTCCATCCACTGTGTTGTGTGGACTTGAGATTTGATTGCGTATTGTTCAAGGTCATCCAGGGAAGCACCCGCAACACCTTTCTCGCGAGCAATGAACGTAGCTCCAAATGCTGTTATCAGATTAGTAATTTACCCAGACACAAGACTTTTGATTAAGAGGAGGGAAGGGCCTTACTTCCTGCGCCTATGAATCCATATATTTGCACTCGCTCGTTAAGGTCCGGGCAAAGGCACACTGCTTTGGCAGTGGTCTTCCCATCAGCACTCAAACGTCTGAAATCGTCATAAGAAGTATGAGTGCGTTTTTGAAACACTTCACTGTCGCATCTATGACCTAAATCGTCCCGACAATTACACCTTGAGAATTCCTCGTTGTTCCGCTTGGCAAATGCTACCCCTAGACGATCTCGAAGAACCTGGCTCACTTGGGGATACCTTTGGAACAATTGGCTCGAGGGGTCTAAAAGCTCTTCAGCATTATAAGAGAAGCTGTTGCTGTAGTCCTTGTGTTTGAATTCGCGGATTTGCGACAACTGACGATGTAATGTGTGATTCCCCTTGATTGCGCCCATATCTCTCCCTAGGAGATGGTCAAAAGCATAAGGGTCCTGCGGATTAACGATTATCTGTTCAGTCATTATGTATGATTAAATTAGTCAAATGAAGAAAAGTGGTGTGGGAATGTACGAAAAAGGCTCCAAGGGCGAAGAAGGTCATTTATGTACAGCCTTCAAAGAAAGGTTCGACGTGTTGTCCTCAGAAAAGAGAGGCTAAAATTCTACGAAATGAAAGAAATCCCCCGAAATGATACTCTACTGAACATCAAAGAGATGTTCCCTTTTTTAGAATGGACAATGAGCCCAAAGTGACCGACCCATGCAAAACCCAACGAATTATATCAAAGTCGCTCGGTTCTTATATTTATCAGATGACACACGTAAAGGTATTAGTAAATTAATGTGTCCATAATAAAATTCACCCGGGCGACTCCAGTTGTACGGCTGAACAACACTGGAAGTTCATGGTGTGCCGCATTCGGGGCCGATTTCAGCCTCAGTGCACCCGGGTGAACTGTGGGAATCCAGATAAAGGTCACACATACGAGCAAACCGATTCATAAATAGCGACGGGTCTTCTTCTCAAATCATCAGATTCCTTCTAATAGCCAACTAACCCTTCAAAGAAATAAAGAGGTCCCTCCAAAACAATGTCTGCCCTAAACCCCGACAACAATTCGATGCAGCTCCCAAAAGACAACCAAAACACAATCCCATTGTCTCCGGTCGATCCTTTTCAATCTGTCCAGAAATATCCTGGCTTCAAATCAATCAGTCCTGTTTATGAGGGCTTCACCTTTTCCAAGGCTATGCCCAAGCAAGGTGCAACCTGGACTTGTGTGAAACGGACAGTCATGCATCTAAACCAAGATGAATACGTCAAAATGGTTCAGACGAGGGCAGATCAAACATCCCCCGTGCAGCAATACCAGGGTCCTCTGACATCAGGCGCGTTCATATAAACCAGTTGATTGACGAACAAAGGCACAAGAATCCATTTGTTGAGTGGAGCTGCGTTCACATCAAAGAACACACAAAGAAATCCAAGGCTCGGCATTCTCGTCGTAGGGATTATGAAGTAATCTCCATGGACGTCATCATCATGCAAAGGTCCATGAAGACCCAAGCACATTGCAGGATCTCTATGGGTGGTTTGGTGGCTTTGGGGAGGCCCTTTCGGTTGGAAACCAAGACTGCAACTATGTGGTCTGACTGCAGAGGCCATCATCTCACGCCAGATCAAAATGAGCATATTTTGCAGCCCACATTGCAAAAGCTGCCTTCCCAACTGACCCAAGCAATGAATCCCTTTGCACGGTTGAATCCAACCCAGGGCCCTGCCTATAAGTATTCAAATGACCAATTTTTCTCTACATATCCAGACGTTGAGACCGGTCACCCCGCAGGATCGCGGGATCAGCTGCGTGAATCCACCCGGTCAGCCGCAACCATCAACGACAGACCAGCAAGTCCAGCCTCCGGTGCCACATACAGCAGCGACATGAGTCTTAAGGATATTTCGGACTATCCATTGGAAATGAACAGCGACTCAGATGATGCATCTGTGATTTCTGACGAATCCGACGAAACATCTGCCACAGACGACACAGAAAGCATGGAGACTGAGATTGAGGCCGAGCGTCAACAGCCGCAGCTGAATCAGGCCTCTTTCCGACAACAGAATGCTTGTCCTTACCATCGCGATTCCAGCCATGGGCCTTATTCTCGCCGTAAGTCCCACAGCCATCGCCTTGACAGAAGACAGGACAGAAATTATCCCATTGGCGACCAGTTTGAGGTACCTCCAGCCAGGATACTTAGACCAAGACTGGCTGAGAGGGCTCGATCAGGCTCAGTGACTGGTAAAACATATCTCTTGCAGTTGATGAACGACAATGAGATCCGAAGCCGAATCCTTGATCACCGTGAAGCAAGTCTTGGACATCGGGAGCAATGGCTGAAGAGAACCTTTTGCCGAGATGCATTAACTTGAGCTTCTTCTGCCCGTGAGGAATCCGCTTGCAGTGTGTAGTAATACCTGTCGTTGTGcgatcaaggagaagaaagaagctCAGTGACTGATGCGTTCTTTTACATTGGATCTCGATGACGACGGGTTTCTCCCTACCATCAGAAGAATTGTTTTCAATTGCGCAGTTTGAATAGTTATTCAATATCAGCAGAATGTTTTTTTTAGTGCCAGCCATGTTAAACTAGATCCCTTTTTCCATCCACTCATCCCGGCACCTTCTGGGGCGCCATGACTTTTAGGGCTGAGTGTCGAATCTGATACGATAGGGGTGAAAACAGGACAGGAAACCCCGGAAAATACTCGGACCGGCACGATGTCCATCTAAGTTGCATGTTTTGTTTTAGTCAGCTTTGTCCCGATTGGAAAAAAAGCGGTTTTGTCATTCAAATCAGAGAATCACATACATCCAGTGATCATCCCATATTCTTGTTCTACCCATAGATTTATGTTGCTGAGCGCTCTGGGCCTGATGACACAAAATGTTATGCCGGGACCATCCTAGCACTTCTGTAACCACCACTCTCGGACAATAAGAACGAGGCAGAGAAGTAGACTAATAAGAAATGACATGCCTTCCCCGATCTGTTAAGGGACTAAGATATGTCCAGAGATGGGCATGGAGATTAGAAACGGATGTCATCGTTGCCAATGGTGTACTTGTGCTCCAACAAAACCACAACAGAAGGTGGAAATAAGATTTTAGATCGATGGAGTTCTACTCTGAAAATACCATGGATGCTACGGAACTTCTAACTGGAATTGGTCACTTCCCCACCCCCAGCTGGAGCCGCCGGAATGGATGCTACAGCATAGAAGTGGGAGTTATTTGTGCAGCTTTGGCTATTTAAATAGGTGGTTTTCGTCTCTTGAGGCCATTTGATATGAAAGACAATAGCTCGTCACTTATGGTAGCCTTAAAGTCAGTATGGCGGAGTGGTTAACGCGCTAGACTGTATGTATCCTTCGTGTGAAGCTCCACTCGAATCATCGACTAACCTCCTGACAGTGAACATCCATTCGAGTTATCTAGTTCATTCGTGATCCTAGGTTCGAACCCTAGTGCTGACGttatctttttcttgttttttgcttctctctcttcgaCTCAAACAGCTAAAACGATCAAACAGAATCAGCGGCCAGGATTGATGTAAAATACCCAAAAAAAGCTATCCTGGTCCTAGAATTCAATGGTATTTACTCATTGGGATGAAATACTATGGTTCTGGAGGCTATGTACAACATGTGTTTACTATCAAATGCCACGTAGTTATGCTCCGCTTTGACGAAATCTCCTTGATGGGATTCTCCCAAAACGTATTTCATTCGTTCAAtggtacttttttttttatttccttctttttcttttgcttgaAATGAAAAGCTAAACTGTCAATTCTAAACAGGTTCCGCATAACAGAGTAGTATCTATCACTCTGCCTATGTAGTCCGCATTTGCGAGTCCACACAACAACATTCAGAACATTCAGAATCTACCTACCTAGTATACACATACGTAACATCCATATGTCACGTAGGAACTCGTACAAATAGCTTGTATAAACGACTTGAACAGTCGACCCATCCACATCAATGGCAGTCCATCGGATGTATGTGCTACCCTAGGGACTTAGATTGGGTGGGTGACTTTTCCACCCACTTGCTTACAGACAGGATCTTCTCTGAAGGATTGCTTATTAGGCCCGAGAAAGGTTCCAGAATTTCTTCAAGACTTTCACGAAGTAAAGTGCAACGGCTTATGGAAGCTAGTGTCTTGGTTCAGGAAATGACAACCTTGACTTTCCGTTGCCCGCCGTTGACCGAGCAGTTCCCTCAAGTAGTTGCTAACTCTAGGGCTGTCTATTTGAACTGTGACGCCGCTAGAGGCTTCCTGTGAGTTTTTCCCACATGACTCTTTTTACACGCTACTTTCCAAGGCCATTGCATCATGAAACCAAGAGAGTCAGAACCCGTTAGTCTCTCTTTTCACCTTTTCGGGATCTTTCCCTTGACGACCCCAAACGGTGGGTTTCTAAGTGAGACTGAACTCTCTGAGCTGTATCAATACCTACCTCTATCTCAAGATCACAAGTTTCATTCTCCCCGTCTATTATCCATAATTCTCTATGAGAAGTGGAATAGCCAAGGTCGGGCCCGAGGCCTGCAGGAACTTCAGAAAAGCCCAAGATCAAGCGTCAACTATTGTCAGGCGGTTGGCTAGTATTGGAACTAATTTACATGTCAATTTTCTTCAGACAGATCATCCATCTTGCAAACACAATTGAATTTTCCGCCAACAGGAATGTcctaaaaagaaaaacctTTTGCACGCCAGGAAGGCATTGCAAGCAGCTTTCCCACAGCGGTAAATGGAGCGTAGTGTTTAACCGAAAAGGAGGGCTTCAAGAAAGCAAAGTATCCTCTGAGGATTGGCCGAACATTCCTTGAAGCCCACGGTTAGATACTCACCGGGAAGTATCTCGCAGGATGAGCCGGTAAGTAGTTCAGGCTTTCCTACTTCCTGAAACCTTTCCAAACAAAAGCAAAATCACCAACGGATTAACTGGAATCTTGTCATAATCAGAGATAGGATACTAGAATCTTGGCATAATCAGAGACAGGATAAATTATTAGAAATCACCACAAACGTTGAGGAACTTCTCCAAGGAAACTGGTTCACCAGTGAGCATGGTCTTCAGGAAATCGAACGAGAATGCTTCACCTGGGAAGGCTTTCCCTAAAGAGATTTTGAACTAGTTTCAATCCCAAGAAGGCTTGAGAATTAGAGACATTTTCAAACCGAGGCATGCTTGAAATGGTCTATTGGCTTTTCCATAACGGGAGCAACAGTGCCATTGCATCCTTTGATGTGGCCAATTCTCTTGATGTAAATGGTGCGGTTAAGGTGGTATCTAGATATACCCAGGCAATTAAATCACCTAACCACCATTCATCGCGGATATCACTATCCCGGGAAGCCCTGGGTAGGTGCTGAAATGGAAATGTAGTGTATGCAACGTGTTCGCTCTTGATGATGCCATTCCGCTTTTGTGCAAAGACAAGCCAGAGAGATGTGTCATCGCCATTAATCAAGTCTCAAAAAAATGGCTGTGGGTGGCTTGGTTGTAAGGGAATCCTGTCCACTATCCCTACCGATGCTTGACAGGATTGTGTGGCCCCGATCCAAAAACGAGTTGATAAAGCGCTTAGAGTTGAACAAGGTGCGATCGTGTTCTTTGCTTTGCTTCGTTTAGTCTCAGACTTGAATGATAGCGCCTCAATAGTCCTTGTAAAGTGTCCGAAATGCAAGTGAGAGAAAATCGCGCGCGCTGGACGATTCACAACCCTCCTCGGTTCTCACTGCCTCACTTTACCTGCAGCGCTTGTGACAACAGAGTTGCGTACTTTCGTGCTGTTGATCCCCGAATTCCGACCGTGACCGAGGATTCCTTATATACGGCCTTGACAAATCTCAAAGAAGTTGGTTGCAGCCTGATGAACTGTCCAAGCTCCCGGAAATTTTGCCCAACCcagttcccccccccccccctcaaaaaaaaacattggAACTAGTCATGCaggcaaaaaaagaataTTCATGATTTCAAAACTGCGTAAAAGAGAAAAGGCGGCATCATATAGACTTACTTTGCAGAATTGACTCAAATACATTCAATTCCGTCTTTGAGAATGTATGAACGTTGATAAACATCAGCACCAGATAAATCAACTGCTCTTGGAATTGGCGTAAATGACTACACAATCTAAATGTGATCAGATCTATAACTACTTTGAGTACCTCCGGGGCTAAAGCACTGCTTATCGAACAAAGACGAAAGTTGACCGGTCTGTAGCGTACAGTTGTCTCGACAGTAAAGAACTTTGAAATACTGGGAATGGCATAAGGAAAAGTCAGACAGGAAGTAACAGAAACCCTTTGCTAATATGCCGCAAATGAACGCGGTGCTTTCAGTCATATCGTTAAATAGCGCAAATGACACCGGTCCTAGAGAAGCTTGGCTAAGAATAGGAGATGGGTTTCAGGTAGGGGAATGATTTAGAAGACGGATTTTCCGGAAGTAGAAAAGAGATAGAATAATAAATGCTAAAAGCTGATACGAATGTAAGTCCAAACATATGATGTCCGGTCAAATTGAGAAATTAGAACGTACGTTGTAAATAGATCTCCCCCGGTGAGCCCCGAGGGAAACCGATGTCATCAGTGACACCTAATATTTCAGGCAGACCATCGTGCCCCTCCTACATTTACTTTCcttgtcttcttcctcttccataGCTATCAACATCTCTCTCAGActccttcttcctctcttcaATCTTCACATAATCATTCAATATGCCTCGCCAATTCTTCGTCGGTGGTAACTTCAAGATGTACGTTATTCGAGCTTCACTACCCCGCGGTCTCGAGCCCTTCAATCCTTCTACCTATTCCAACTCTTTTCATGAAAGACCGCGCAATTAACCCTATAAAGGAACGGTGTTGCCCAAAGCATCACCGACATCGTGAAGAACCTCAACACCGCCAAGCTCGACGACAGTACCGAGGTCGTCATCTCTCCCCCCGCTGTCTACCTCGCTCTGACCCGCGAGCTCGCCGATTCCAAGATCGGTGTTGCTGCCCAGAACGTCTACGACAAGCCCAACGGTGCTTTCACTGGCGAGATCAGCGTCGAGCAGCTCCGCGATATCAAGATTAACTGGGCTGTCATTGGCCACAGCGAGCGCCGAGTGATCCTGAAGGAAACTGATGAGGTATGCATACCCGCTGTGCCCCCCTCCTCCCTCCCTCCCCAAACTCCCAACTATCCACAAACACTACACGCAAATGGAGCATAGACTGACCAAATCTCAATAGTTCATTGCCCG
The nucleotide sequence above comes from Penicillium digitatum chromosome 1, complete sequence. Encoded proteins:
- a CDS encoding Tyrosine-protein kinase, active site — protein: MTEQIIVNPQDPYAFDHLLGRDMGAIKGNHTLHRQLSQIREFKHKDYSNSFSYNAEELLDPSSQLFQRRLSADGKTTAKAVCLCPDLNERVQIYGFIGAGTFGATFIAREKGVAGASLDDLEQYAIKSQVHTTQWMDRVSRTNAQMAPFCEPGGEKRYMPEEALLLIYLDESKRFPRLNSVYTHGMLTAILMTPCVDPSYEAISIIDEGHFDRIKFKGPVPPRIRKRYPPFPAFDGSYLMSAATKEPQLGETEGSKVASQLLQAMIELADMKVCHADISVTNFLMDQNLNVQLIDLGVLTFSLESTDILDIDHFIPYQEYQMMPERAIELEKYDIWRDPSHDDVCIESIYLPVDQREICLWKYSTLIYGFLHGFWPWDEPKPVPRHLDWHAGYDGPYNDPLYPVVKRRRKRMINEDVAISESLSQDCRDVLQATLSREKFERPSLEELSSFPWFSRWSAEELESGRPLKRPFVKDFHDKCRANGRRGFPWPSVSLDQDMSFPILKNPKTNSSDSSEYSSDSSTYSDESDKNGYEQVSPPLKASL
- a CDS encoding SNF7 family protein, whose amino-acid sequence is MNIVEWAFGKRMTPAERLRKHQRALDRTQRELDRERVKLENQEKKLVQDIKKSAKNGQVGACKIQAKDLVRTRRYIQKFYQMRTQLQAISLRIQTVRSNEQMMQSMKGATMLLGSMNRQMNLPALQRIAMEFERENDVMDQRQEMMDDAIDEATGMEGEEEEGEDILKEILDEIGVDLNQALGDTPEHIQKAPVNETRVAQAIGGGGNTSDDDLQARLDSLRR